A window of the Hordeum vulgare subsp. vulgare chromosome 5H, MorexV3_pseudomolecules_assembly, whole genome shotgun sequence genome harbors these coding sequences:
- the LOC123397086 gene encoding Fanconi anemia group J protein homolog: MGAAHDDGDFAATPAATPAPAPARGGGGVFQVAGLPVEFPYKPYGTQLAFMGRVIATLDRGRRQGRSHALLESPTGTGKSLSLLCAALAWQRHYPLRAPPAPAAADPLLHGGGFLPDDTQQQQQQPTPGVLEKAAAAAKKKKAPTIYYATRTHSQITQVVRELRKTPYRVRMAILASRKHYCVNKSACMTDSVDEECKRLLDDKVHGCLEFKNAQKLSRHPSLQTGGSYEVHDIEDLLKVGRQVKGCPYFAAQTMAEAAQLVFCPYNYLISPIVRRAMDINIAGSIVILDEAHNIEDISRDSGSVDVDEESLNSLAEELAKLATDQAVGKIYQPLHDIIQGLSNWIAAQEGDPRDNEFGRPASFWTGENAVKELQKAGITPAYFPILQECATKAVKAASDTESEGDHLTGRGSVTLESLFSSLSHFFGRNGRHLYDYQLAIQRLAHREGTSAFGVRNVMSLWCLNPAVVFQDIADITHSVILTSGTLSPMGSFASELGVQFDACMEAPHVIDADSQVFASVLSSGPTTHRLNASYKSADAYSFQDELGASIEEICRIVPGGALVFFPSYKLLDKLKVRWSQTGQWARLNAQKPVFVEPRGSTEELEPVLNGYYNAILGKVPLKKGRGGANQIVKNRVRKNSSQESAKGGAAFLAVCRGKVSEGIDFSDDNARVVVIVGIPFPNVNDVQVKLKKKYNDSYKSSKNLLSGSEWYCHQAFRALNQAAGRCIRHKLDYGGIILIDERYQEERNLLHISKWLKNSIKHYGSFQETMDKLEKFFQKAEEHIKIKRQEMSTKDKLDDDLLISCVDKIKLPCPESNFSKNPVLQSNQKGKLDDDLLTSHGDTRKRPWPEPYLSKHSVLQSNQKVKNKRGSLKVSNIDVAGLDRKNYGMPYTSSGACQVSSKSSGLTKKESSPVLGSLSTACQLPPSHNIQSNLEDEADIWGNHEVDINVTDLNNCDSMPGHVKLTIFTPPEGRSQEPTLVEGTSTEDPFVSPSDCSEVNTSAAMYNDEDQVVGMSASLSTANRNQSCVSTSAGTPETTANRGYHLDHESSVNRSVNSQYQKRRRFNIPMSCCTGTEHSNPSLNPSNPSLDPSNPASTSLCNTDCAVSMVTGDLKRTDGQCCKSMEMSRCENFKLERSHKPVEFASNKSAGTKLDIRCTRCKTPLGLQKDGFLVSSSLASPSKFYLTYLFRNGLSTVGFTENLMASPPAVLNVIVCDASSLNQELLSKFCTEGSAHQSGVWSEKDGCVYKAVTCPFCCRENSFAMVLGAQVLAADASNLESLNKVLLFADRLDFKKERSNEQVARYQTVASNPMGTDASNPMSPPPVINLESFAYKPVKKEPVPLSTRRSKLRLPSTNTSTKPHLVHNVEDL, encoded by the exons ATGGGCGCCGCCCACGACGACGGCGACTTCGCCGCCACCCCGGCGGCCACGCCCGCGCCCGCGCCCGCGCGCGGCGGGGGCGGGGTGTTCCAGGTTGCGGGCCTGCCGGTGGAGTTCCCCTACAAGCcgtacggcacgcagctggccttCATGGGCCGCGTCATCGCCACGCTCGACCGCGGCCGCCGCCAGGGCCGCTCCCACGCGCTCCTCGAGTCGCCCACCGGCACCGGCAAGTCGCTCTCCCTCCTCTGCGCCGCGCTCGCCTGGCAGCGCCACTACCCGCTCCGCGCGCCCCCCGCGCCCGCCGCCGCTGACCCCCTCCTCCACGGCGGCGGCTTCCTCCCCGACGAcacccagcagcagcagcagcagcccactCCCG GCGTCCtggagaaggcggcggcggcggccaagaagaagaaggcgccGACCATCTACTACGCCAC GAGGACGCACTCTCAGATCACCCAGGTGGTCCGGGAGCTGCGCAAGACGCCGTACCGAGTGCGCATGGCCATCTTG GCCTCAAGGAAGCACTATTGCGTCAATAAGAGCGCATGCATGACTGACTCAGTTGACGAGGAATG CAAGAGGCTCCTAGATGACAAAGTTCATGGATGCCTAGAATTCAA GAATGCACAGAAACTGAGTCGTCATCCATCCCTTCAGACCGGTGGCTCCTATGAAGTTCATGATATTGAGGATCTTCTCAAGGTTGGAAGACAAGTCAAAG GATGTCCATATTTTGCTGCGCAAACCATGGCAGAAGCAGCCCAACTGGTTTTCTGCCCATATAACTACCTGATTAGTCCAATTGTCAGGAGAGCAATGGACATTAATATCGCTGGCTCAATCGTTATTCTCGATGAAGCGCA CAACATAGAAGACATATCACGTGATTCTGGAAgtgttgatgttgatgaagaatcacTTAACA GTCTCGCGGAAGAACTAGCAAAGTTAGCCACTGATCAGGCTGTTGGAAAGATATACCAACCCTTGCATGACATCATCCAG GGGCTTAGCAATTGGATTGCTGCTCAGGAGGGCGATCCACGGGATAACGAGTTTGGACGTCCTGCTTCATT TTGGACTGGTGAAAATGCTGTGAAGGAACTCCAGAAAGCCGGTATTACTCCTGCATACTTCCCAATATTGCAGGAATGTGCGACAAAG GCAGTTAAGGCTGCTTCGGATACTGAGTCAGAGGGAGACCACTTAACTGGTCGTGGTTCTGTGACACTGGAGA GTCTATTCTCCTCATTGAGTCACTTTTTTGGTAGGAATGGGCGCCATTTGTATGATTACCAACTTGCTATCCAGCGGCTTGCTCACAGAGAAG GGACTTCTGCCTTTGGAGTGAGAAATGTGATGAGTTTGTGGTGCCTCAATCCTGCTGTTGTTTTTCAAGACATTGCAGATATTACCCATTCAGTAATATTGACATCTGG CACACTCTCTCCAATGGGCTCCTTTGCATCTGAACTCGGTGTACAGTTTGATGCTTGCATGGAAGCTCCTCACGTAATTGATGCTGATTCTCAG GTTTTTGCTAGTGTACTGTCATCTGGCCCAACAACACATCGGTTGAATGCCAGCTATAAAAGTGCAGATGCATATTCTTTCCAG GATGAACTTGGAGCTTCAATAGAAGAAATATGCAGAATAGTGCCTGGTGGTGCTCTAGTGTTTTTTCCTAGCTATAAGTTGTTGGACAAACTGAAAGTGCGCTGGTCTCAGACTGGTCAGTGGGCACGATTAAATGCTCAAAAGCCGGTGTTTGTTG AGCCTAGAGGGAGTACCGAGGAACTCGAGCCTGTCCTAAATGGATACTATAATGCAATCCTTGGTAAGGTTCCTCTTAAGAAAGGCAGAGGTGGTGCAAACCAAATTGTGAAGAATCGAGTGAGAAAGAATTCATCACAGGAATCTGCTAAAGGAGGAGCTGCTTTTCTTGCAGTTTGCCGTGGGAAG GTatctgaaggaattgacttctCTGATGACAATGCTAGGGTTGTT GTCATTGTTGGCATTCCGTTCCCAAATGT AAATGATGTCCAAGTAAAGCTGAAAAAGAAATATAATGATTCCTACAAATCATCAAAGAATCTTTTGAGTGGGAGTGAATGGTACTGTCACCAAGCATTTCGTGCTCTGAATCAAGCTGCTG GTCGATGTATTCGGCATAAACTTGACTACGGAGGCATAATTTTGATCG ATGAGCGATATCAGGAAGAGAGAAACCTTCTACACATTTCAAAATGGCTTAAAAACTCAATTAAGCATTATGGTAGTTTCCAGGAGACGATGGATAAGTTGGAGAAGTTTTTTCAGAAGGCTGAG GAACATATTAAGATCAAACGTCAAGAAATGTCCACTAAGGATAAGTTGGATGACGATCTACttatatcatgtgttgataaaaTAAAGTTGCCTTGCCCAGAATCAAATTTCTCAAAGAACCCAGTACTGCAGAGTAATCAGAAGGGTAAGTTGGATGATGATCTACTTACATCACACGGTGATACAAGAAAGCGGCCTTGGCCAGAACCATATTTGTCAAAGCACTCGGTACTGCAAAGTAATCAGAAGGTAAAGAACAAACGTGGCAGTCTGAAGGTTTCAAACATTGATGTTGCAGGACTAGACCGTAAAAATTATGGCATGCCTTATACATCATCTGGAGCATGCCAGGTCTCTTCAAAATCTTCTGGCTTAACAAAGAAAGAAAGCTCCCCCGTGCTGGGAAGTCTTTCAACAGCATGCCAACTCCCTCCATCGCATAACATTCAGTCTAATTTGGAAGACGAAGCAGACATTTGGGGGAATCATGAAGTCGATATAAATGTTACCGACTTAAACAATTGCGATTCTATGCCTGG GCATGTAAAGTTAACTATCTTCACTCCACCAGAAGGCAGGTCGCAAGAGCCTACTCTTGTGGAAGGAACTTCTACAGAGGATCCATTTGTTAGCCCTAGTGATTGTTCTGAGGTAAATACCTCCGCAGCTATGTACAATGATGAAGATCAGGTGGTAGGCATGTCTGCTTCGCTCTCAACAGCTAACAGAAACCAATCTTGTGTGTCCACATCAGCGGGTACTCCTGAAACAACAGCTAATAGAGGTTATCATTTGGATCATGAATCCTCAGTGAACCGAAGCGTAAATTCTCAGTACCAGAAAAGGAGAAGGTTTAATATACCAATGAGCTGTTGTACTGGCACAGAGCATTCTAATCCTTCTCTGAATCCTTCTAATCCTTCTTTGGATCCTTCTAATCCTGCCAGCACATCTTTATGCAATACTGATTGTGCTGTTAGCATGGTGACTGGAGATCTGAAGAGAACTGACGGGCAGTGTTGTAAAAGTATGGAAATGTCCAGGTGTGAAAATTTCAAGCTTGAAAGAAGTCACAAGCCGGTAGAGTTTGCATCAAATAAATCTGCAGGAACAAAGCTTGATATTCGTTGCACCAGATGCAAAACACCACTTGGATTACAGAAGGATGGCTTTCTTGTTTCATCTTCATTGGCATCGCCCTCAAAATTTTACTTGACATATCTTTTCAGAAATGGACTATCAACTGTTGGCTTCACAGAAAATCTTATGGCATCACCACCAGCTGTGTTAAATGTTATCGTATGTGATGCTTCTTCACTCAACCAAGAGCTCCTTAGCAAATTCTGCACCGAAGGTTCTGCTCATCAGTCTGGTGTTTGGTCTGAGAAGGATGGATGTGTATACAAGGCAGTAACATGCCCTTTCTGCTGTCGTGAAAATTCTTTTGCCATGGTGCTTGGAGCGCAAGTTCTTGCAGCTGATGCTTCAAATCTAGAATCATTGAACAAG GTGCTGCTGTTTGCTGATCGTTTGGATTTCAAGAAGGAACGATCAAATGAACAG GTCGCAAGATATCAGACAGTTGCTAGTAACCCCATGGGAACAGATGCTAGTAACCCCATGTCACCCCCACCGGTGATCAATCTTGAGAGTTTTGCTTATAAACCAGTGAAGAAGGAACCCGTGCCACTGAGCACAAGGAGGTCCAAG CTTAGGTTACCTAGCACGAACACATCCACAAAACCACATCTGGTGCATAACGTGGAGGACTTGTAG